A window of the Miscanthus floridulus cultivar M001 chromosome 14, ASM1932011v1, whole genome shotgun sequence genome harbors these coding sequences:
- the LOC136504696 gene encoding amino acid permease 3-like codes for MAVHNGVNKHAVAPMEVTVEAGNAGEAAWLDDDGRPRRAGTFWTASAHIITAVIGSGVLSLAWAIAQLGWVAGPAAMLLFAFVTYYTATLLAECYRTGDPETGKRNYTYMDAVRSNLGGAKVAFCGVIQYANLVGVAIGYTIASSISMKAIRRAGCFHTHGHADPCSSSSIPYMVVFGAVQIVFSQIPDFDQISWLSIVAAVMSFTYSSIGLSLGIAQTISNGGFKGSLTGISIGAGVTSTQKVWHSLQAFGDIAFAYSFSNILIEIQDTIKAPPPSESKVMQKATRLSVATTTIFYMLCGCMGYAAFGDNAPDNLLTGFGFYEPFWLLDIANVAIVVHLVGAYQVFCQPIFAFVECRAAAAWPDSAFISRELRVGPFALNLFRLTWRSSFVCLTTVVAMLLPFFGNVVGILGAVSFWPLTVYFPVEMYIKQRRVPRGSTKWICLQTLSISCLAVSIAAAAGSVADVIDALKVYRPFSG; via the exons ATGGCCGTGCACAACGGAGTGAACAAGCACGCGGTGGCGCCGATGGAGGTCACCGTGGAGGCCGGGAACGCCGGGGAGGCCGCGTGGCTGGACGACGACGGCCGGCCGCGCCGCGCCGGCACGTTCTGGACGGCCAGCGCGCACATCATCACCGCCGTCATCGGCTCCGGCGTGCTCTCCCTGGCCTGGGCCATCGCGCAGCTCGGTTGGGTGGCCGGCCCCGCCGCCATGCTGCTCTTCGCCTTCGTCACCTACTACACGGCCACGCTGCTCGCCGAGTGCTACCGCACGGGCGACCCGGAGACGGGGAAGCGCAACTACACCTACATGGACGCCGTGCGCTCCAACCTCGGCGGCGCCAAGGTCGCCTTCTGCGGCGTCATCCAGTACGCCAACCTCGTCGGCGTCGCCATCGGCTACACCATCGCGTCGTCCATCAGCATGAAGGCCATCAGGAGGGCGGGATGCTTCCACACCCACGGGCATGCTGATCCGTGTAGCAGCTCCAGCATCCCGTACATGGTCGTCTTTGGCGCCGTGCAGATCGTCTTCTCGCAGATACCGGACTTCGATCAGATTTCGTGGCTCTCCATCGTCGCCGCCGTCATGTCCTTCACCTATTCTTCCATCGGACTCTCGCTCGGCATCGCACAGACCATCT CTAACGGTGGGTTCAAGGGCAGCCTCACCGGCATCAGCATCGGCGCCGGCGTCACCTCCACGCAGAAGGTCTGGCACAGCCTGCAGGCCTTCGGTGACATCGCCTTCGCCTACTCCTTCTCCAACATCCTCATCGAAATCCAA GACACGATCAAGGCGCCGCCACCGTCGGAGTCGAAGGTGATGCAGAAGGCGACGCGTCTCAGCGTGGCGACCACGACCATCTTCTACATGCTGTGCGGGTGCATGGGGTACGCGGCGTTCGGTGATAACGCGCCGGATAACCTCCTCACCGGCTTCGGCTTCTACGAGCCCTTCTGGCTTCTCGACATCGCCAACGTCGCCATCGTCGTGCACCTCGTCGGCGCCTACCAGGTGTTCTGCCAGCCCATCTTCGCCTTCGTCGAATGCCGCGCGGCCGCGGCCTGGCCAGACAGCGCCTTCATCTCCAGGGAGCTCCGCGTCGGTCCATTCGCCCTGAACCTGTTCCGCCTCACATGGCGGTCGTCGTTCGTGTGCCTCACCACCGTCGTCGCCATGCTGCTGCCGTTCTTCGGCAACGTGGTGGGGATCCTCGGCGCCGTCTCCTTCTGGCCGCTCACCGTCTACTTCCCCGTCGAGATGTACATCAAGCAGCGCCGCGTGCCGCGTGGCAGCACCAAGTGGATCTGCCTCCAGACGCTCAGCATCAGCTGCCTAGCTGTGTCCATCGCCGCCGCAGCAGGATCCGTTGCTGACGTCATCGACGCCCTCAAGGTGTACCGGCCGTTTAGCGGGTAA
- the LOC136504650 gene encoding amino acid permease 3-like — protein MAGPHNVGSKHGVAPMEVSVEAGNAGAADWLDDDGRPRRTGTFWTASAHIITAVIGSGVLSLAWGIGQLGWVAGPAAMLLFAFVTYYTATLLAECYRTDDPETGKRNYTYMDAVRSNLGGARVVFCGVIQYANLVGVAIGYTIESSISMKAIRRAGCFHTHGHADPCKSSSTPYMILFGVVQILFSQIPDFDQIWWLSIVAAVMSFTYSSIGLSLGIAQTISNGGFMGSLTGISIGAGVTSMQKIWHTLQAFGDIAFAYSFSNILIEIQDTIKAPPPSESKVMQKATRLSVATTTIFYMLCGCMGYAAFGDAAPDNLLTGFGFYEPFWLLDIANIAIVVHLVGAYQVFCQPIFAFVERRAAAVWPDSAFIYRELRVGPFALSVFRLTWRSAFVCVTTVVAMLLPFFGNVVGFLGAVSFWPLTVYFPVEMYIKQRRVPRGSTKWICLQTLSISCLFVSIAAAAGSIADVIDALKVYRPFSS, from the exons ATGGCTGGGCCGCACAACGTCGGGAGCAAGCACGGTGTTGCACCCATGGAGGTGTCGGTGGAGGCCGGGAACGCCGGTGCTGCCGACTGGCTGGACGACGACGGCCGCCCTCGCCGCACGGGCACGTTCTGGACAGCCAGCGCGCACATAATCACCGCCGTGATCGGCTCCGGGGTCCTCTCCCTGGCCTGGGGCATCGGGCAGCTCGGCTGGGTGGCCGGACCCGCCGCCATGCTCCTCTTCGCCTTCGTCACCTACTACACCGCCACGCTGCTCGCCGAGTGCTACCGCACGGACGACCCGGAGACGGGCAAGCGCAACTACACCTACATGGACGCCGTGCGCTCCAACCTCGGCGGCGCCAGGGTCGTGTTCTGCGGCGTCATACAGTATGCCAACCTCGTCGGCGTCGCCATCGGGTACACCATCGAGTCGTCCATCAGCATGAAGGCCATCAGGAGAGCTGGCTGCTTTCACACTCACGGACATGCGGATCCCTGCAAGAGCTCCAGTACGCCGTACATGATCCTCTTCGGCGTTGTGCAGATTCTCTTCTCGCAGATACCGGACTTCGATCAGATTTGGTGGTTATCCATTGTCGCTGCAGTCATGTCCTTCACCTATTCTTCCATCGGACTCTCGCTCGGCATCGCACAGACCATTT CCAATGGTGGGTTCATGGGCAGCCTCACCGGCATCAGCATCGGCGCCGGCGTCACCTCCATGCAGAAGATCTGGCACACCCTACAGGCCTTTGGCGACATCGCCTTCGCCTACTCCTTCTCAAACATCCTCATCGAGATCCAA GACACGATCAAGGCACCGCCACCGTCGGAGTCGAAGGTGATGCAGAAGGCGACGCGTCTGAGCGTGGCGACCACGACCATCTTCTATATGCTGTGCGGGTGCATGGGGTACGCAGCGTTCGGCGACGCCGCACCGGACAACCTCCTCACGGGTTTCGGCTTCTACGAGCCCTTCTGGCTTCTCGACATCGCCAACATCGCCATCGTCGTGCACCTGGTCGGCGCCTACCAGGTCTTCTGCCAGCCCATCTTCGCCTTCGTtgagcgccgcgccgccgcggtcTGGCCGGACAGCGCCTTCATCTACCGGGAGCTCCGCGTGGGTCCCTTCGCGCTCAGCGTGTTCCGCCTGACATGGCGCTCGGCGTTCGTGTGCGTCACCACCGTCGTCGCCATGCTGCTCCCCTTCTTCGGCAACGTCGTGGGGTTCCTCGGCGCCGTCTCCTTCTGGCCGCTCACCGTCTACTTCCCCGTCGAGATGTACATCAAGCAGCGCCGCGTGCCACGCGGGAGCACCAAGTGGATCTGCCTCCAGACGCTCAGCATCAGCTGTCTCTTTGTTTCCATTGCCGCTGCAGCAGGTTCCATAGCTGACGTCATCGACGCCCTCAAGGTCTATCGGCCGTTCAGCAGTTAA